Proteins from one Streptomyces sp. NBC_00390 genomic window:
- a CDS encoding DUF3159 domain-containing protein produces MTSVDKPTPTTTDQQHDADAKAVTEAALFEAFGGVRGMVETVLPGLLFVTIFTINKDLHLSAISALVLALLLVAVRLIRKDTVKHAFSGVFGVAFGVVFAMMTGNAKDFYLPGMLYTLGLALAYIITTLAGVPLIGLMLGPVFKENLSWRTRNPGRKKAYAKASWAWGLILLAKCAILFPLYWWADTAQLGWVLVTLKIPPFLLAVYLTWVFLAKAPPPIDVFAEMEAKERAEEAARNEAAAQRHEA; encoded by the coding sequence GTGACGTCAGTCGACAAGCCGACCCCCACGACGACCGACCAGCAGCACGACGCCGACGCCAAAGCCGTCACGGAGGCCGCGCTGTTCGAGGCGTTCGGCGGCGTGCGCGGCATGGTGGAGACGGTCCTGCCGGGACTGCTCTTCGTCACGATCTTCACGATCAACAAGGACCTGCACCTCTCGGCGATCTCCGCCCTGGTCCTGGCCCTGTTGCTCGTCGCCGTCCGGCTGATCCGCAAGGACACCGTCAAGCACGCCTTCAGCGGCGTCTTCGGAGTGGCCTTCGGTGTCGTGTTCGCGATGATGACCGGCAACGCCAAGGACTTCTATCTGCCGGGCATGCTGTACACGCTCGGCCTGGCGCTGGCGTACATCATCACGACGCTCGCGGGCGTACCGCTGATCGGCCTGATGCTCGGCCCGGTCTTCAAGGAGAACCTCTCCTGGCGGACCCGCAACCCCGGCCGCAAGAAGGCGTACGCCAAGGCGAGCTGGGCCTGGGGCCTGATCCTGCTGGCCAAGTGCGCGATCCTCTTCCCGCTCTACTGGTGGGCCGACACGGCCCAGCTGGGCTGGGTGCTGGTGACGCTGAAGATCCCGCCGTTCCTGCTCGCGGTGTATCTGACGTGGGTGTTCCTCGCGAAGGCCCCGCCGCCGATCGACGTCTTCGCCGAGATGGAGGCGAAGGAACGCGCGGAAGAGGCGGCCCGCAACGAGGCCGCGGCGCAGCGGCACGAAGCGTAG
- a CDS encoding ATP-binding protein: protein MGRGKLRIYLGAAPGVGKTYAMLSEAHRRVERGTDCVVAFVEHHGRSRTEVLLHGLEHVPRRELSYRGGTFTEMDVDAVLERAPAVALVDELAHTNVPGSRNAKRWQDVEELLAAGIDVVSTVNIQHLESLGDVVESITGVRQRETVRDEVVRRADQLELVDMSPQALRRRMAHGNIYTAEKVDAALSNYFRPGNLTALRELALLWLADRVDEYLQQYRGEHNIDSTWQARERIVVGLTGGPEGRTLIRRAARVAAKGSGSEILAVYIARSDGLTSASPKELAVQRTLVEDLGGTFHHVIGDDVPSALMEFARGVNATQILLGASRRKTWQYILGPGVSATVAARSGPDLDVHIVTHAHAGKGRGLPVARGARLGRSRIIAGWLVAVGGPVLLTLLLAGMENSPGLANDVLLFLFLTVVSALIGGLLPALASAAAGSLLLNYYFTPPVHTLDVAEPRNLVAIVIFFAVAVAVASVVDLAARRTHQAARLRAESEILSFLAGSVLRGETALDALLERVRETFAMESVALLERTSEVEPWTRTASVGPAPALRPDDADVDMPVGDRMALALSGRVLPAEDRRVLAAFAAQAAVVLDRQRLVDEAERARRLAEGNRIRTALLAAVSHDLRTPLAAIKAAVTSLRSGDIEWSDEDQAELLEGIEEGADRLDHLVGNLLDMSRLQTGTVTPLIRETDVDEVVPMALVSVPPDSVELDIPETLPMVAVDRGLLERAVANIVENAVKYSPDGTPVTVAASALGERVELRVADRGTGVPDDAKERIFEPFQRYGDAPRGAGVGLGLAVARGFVEAMGGTLTAEDTPGGGMTMVLTLRAAQGHMAPGAGLPTQVTS from the coding sequence ATGGGACGCGGCAAGCTTCGGATCTACCTCGGTGCAGCCCCGGGCGTCGGCAAGACGTACGCCATGCTCTCCGAGGCGCACCGGCGCGTGGAGCGCGGCACGGACTGCGTCGTGGCCTTCGTGGAGCATCACGGCAGGTCCCGCACCGAGGTGCTGCTGCACGGCCTGGAGCATGTCCCGAGGCGGGAGCTCAGCTACCGGGGCGGCACCTTCACCGAGATGGACGTGGACGCCGTCCTCGAACGGGCGCCCGCCGTCGCCCTGGTCGACGAACTCGCCCACACGAATGTCCCCGGATCCCGCAACGCCAAGCGGTGGCAGGACGTCGAGGAGCTGCTCGCGGCCGGTATCGACGTCGTGTCCACCGTCAACATCCAGCATCTGGAGTCACTCGGCGACGTCGTCGAGTCGATCACCGGTGTACGGCAGCGGGAGACGGTCCGCGACGAGGTGGTCCGCCGGGCCGACCAGCTGGAACTCGTCGACATGTCGCCTCAGGCGCTGCGCCGGCGTATGGCCCACGGCAACATCTACACGGCCGAGAAGGTCGACGCGGCCCTGTCGAACTACTTCCGGCCGGGGAACCTCACCGCGCTCCGGGAGCTGGCCCTGCTCTGGCTTGCCGACCGGGTCGACGAGTACCTCCAGCAGTACCGAGGCGAGCACAACATCGACTCCACCTGGCAGGCCCGCGAACGCATAGTCGTCGGCCTCACCGGTGGCCCCGAGGGCCGCACGCTCATCCGACGCGCAGCCCGCGTCGCCGCCAAGGGCTCCGGCAGCGAGATCCTCGCCGTCTACATCGCCCGCAGCGACGGACTGACCTCGGCGTCGCCCAAGGAACTCGCGGTCCAGCGCACCCTCGTCGAGGACCTCGGCGGCACCTTCCACCACGTCATAGGCGACGACGTGCCCTCCGCGCTGATGGAGTTCGCGCGCGGTGTCAACGCGACCCAGATCCTCCTCGGCGCCAGCCGCCGCAAGACGTGGCAGTACATCCTCGGCCCCGGCGTCAGCGCCACGGTCGCCGCCCGGTCCGGCCCGGATCTCGACGTCCACATCGTCACCCACGCCCACGCGGGCAAGGGGCGCGGACTGCCCGTCGCCCGCGGCGCCCGCCTCGGGCGCTCCCGCATCATCGCCGGCTGGCTCGTCGCCGTCGGCGGCCCTGTACTGCTGACCCTGCTGCTCGCTGGCATGGAGAACAGCCCCGGGCTCGCCAACGACGTCCTGCTCTTCCTCTTCCTCACGGTGGTCTCCGCCCTGATCGGCGGACTGCTGCCCGCCCTCGCCTCCGCCGCCGCAGGCTCGCTGCTGCTGAACTACTACTTCACGCCGCCCGTCCACACCCTGGACGTCGCCGAGCCACGGAACCTCGTGGCCATCGTGATCTTCTTCGCGGTGGCGGTCGCCGTGGCCTCCGTCGTGGACCTGGCGGCGCGCCGGACCCATCAGGCGGCCCGGCTGCGTGCCGAGTCGGAGATCCTTTCCTTCCTCGCCGGCAGCGTGCTGCGCGGGGAGACGGCACTCGACGCGCTGCTGGAACGGGTCCGCGAGACCTTCGCGATGGAGTCCGTGGCGCTGCTCGAGCGCACCAGCGAGGTCGAACCGTGGACACGCACCGCGAGCGTCGGTCCCGCCCCGGCGCTGCGGCCCGACGACGCGGATGTGGACATGCCGGTCGGCGACCGGATGGCGCTGGCCCTGTCCGGCCGCGTCCTGCCCGCCGAGGACCGCCGGGTGCTGGCCGCCTTCGCCGCCCAGGCCGCCGTCGTACTGGACCGGCAGCGGCTGGTCGATGAGGCGGAGCGGGCCCGGCGGCTCGCCGAGGGCAACCGCATACGTACCGCCCTGCTGGCCGCGGTCAGCCACGATCTGCGCACCCCGCTCGCCGCGATCAAGGCCGCCGTCACCTCCCTGCGCTCCGGAGACATCGAATGGTCCGACGAGGACCAGGCCGAGCTCCTCGAAGGGATCGAGGAGGGCGCCGACCGGCTCGACCATCTGGTCGGCAACCTCCTCGACATGTCCCGGCTGCAGACCGGCACCGTCACCCCGCTGATCCGCGAGACCGACGTCGACGAGGTGGTGCCCATGGCCCTCGTCTCCGTCCCGCCCGACAGCGTCGAACTGGACATCCCCGAAACGTTGCCCATGGTGGCGGTCGACCGCGGACTGCTCGAACGCGCCGTCGCGAACATCGTGGAGAACGCCGTCAAGTACAGCCCCGACGGCACCCCCGTCACCGTTGCCGCCAGCGCGCTCGGTGAGCGCGTCGAACTGCGCGTCGCCGACCGGGGCACCGGTGTGCCGGACGACGCCAAGGAACGGATCTTCGAGCCCTTCCAGCGCTACGGTGATGCCCCGCGCGGAGCCGGGGTCGGCCTCGGCCTCGCGGTCGCGCGTGGCTTCGTGGAAGCCATGGGCGGCACGCTCACCGCCGAGGACACCCCCGGCGGTGGGATGACCATGGTTCTTACTCTCAGAGCGGCACAGGGCCACATGGCCCCCGGTGCCGGCCTTCCCACCCAGGTCACCTCATGA
- a CDS encoding ABC transporter ATP-binding protein produces the protein MTEGNTHTGGSTHTGTAVADDPAGAPMVRVENVHRSYGTGAAAVHALRGVSFDIPRGELVALKGRSGSGKTTLLNLVGGLDSPDRGRITIDGTELSGLGENGLLELRRDRIGFIFQSFGLIPILTAAENVGVPMRLRKTDPREREERVELLLALVGLADHAAQRPGELSGGQQQRVAIARALANRPALLIADEPTGQLDAETGLAVMELLRAVVRSEGVTALVATHDAQLLDLADRVLEVNDGEITEL, from the coding sequence ATGACCGAGGGAAACACGCACACCGGGGGCAGCACACACACCGGCACCGCCGTCGCCGACGACCCGGCCGGTGCGCCGATGGTCCGGGTCGAGAACGTGCACCGTTCGTACGGCACCGGGGCAGCGGCCGTGCACGCCCTGCGCGGGGTCTCGTTCGACATCCCGCGCGGTGAGCTGGTCGCCCTCAAGGGCCGGTCGGGCTCCGGCAAGACCACGCTGCTCAATCTGGTCGGCGGGCTGGACTCCCCGGACCGGGGCCGCATCACCATCGACGGCACCGAGCTGTCCGGCCTCGGCGAGAACGGACTCCTGGAGCTGCGCCGGGACCGGATCGGCTTCATCTTCCAGTCCTTCGGGCTGATCCCGATCCTCACGGCAGCCGAGAACGTGGGCGTGCCGATGCGGCTGCGCAAGACCGACCCCCGCGAGCGTGAGGAGCGTGTCGAGCTGCTGCTCGCCCTGGTCGGCCTCGCCGACCACGCGGCACAGCGCCCGGGCGAGCTCTCCGGCGGCCAGCAGCAGCGCGTCGCGATCGCGCGGGCGCTCGCCAACCGGCCGGCCCTGCTGATCGCGGACGAGCCGACCGGCCAGCTGGACGCCGAGACAGGCCTTGCGGTGATGGAACTGCTGCGCGCGGTGGTCCGCAGCGAGGGCGTCACCGCCCTGGTCGCCACCCACGACGCCCAGCTCCTGGACCTGGCGGACCGGGTGCTCGAGGTGAACGACGGTGAGATCACCGAGCTCTGA
- a CDS encoding DUF3710 domain-containing protein: MFGRRKKSGSASDMADAAGEAEQVVDELDTDAEEGEPRRVNLPPAPRPDGPWDVSEVSRPGDGRVDLGGLFVPGIEGMELRVEVAGDAIVAATVVLRDSAIQLQAFAAPKKEGIWGEVREEIASGITQQGGIIDEVEGPLGWELRAQVPVQLPDGTGGVQLVRFVGVDGPRWFLRGVISGQGAVQPQAAGLLEQIFQDTVVVRGEGPMAPRDPIVLKLPDDAQMVPEGVQQEEQEGSRFSGGMGQLQRGPEITEVR; encoded by the coding sequence GTGTTCGGACGTCGCAAGAAGAGTGGTTCCGCCAGCGACATGGCGGACGCAGCGGGCGAGGCCGAGCAGGTCGTCGACGAGCTCGACACGGACGCTGAGGAGGGTGAGCCCCGCCGGGTGAACCTCCCGCCGGCGCCGCGGCCCGACGGCCCGTGGGACGTCTCCGAGGTTTCCAGGCCCGGTGACGGCCGGGTCGATCTCGGCGGTCTGTTCGTGCCCGGAATCGAGGGCATGGAACTGCGCGTCGAGGTCGCGGGCGACGCGATCGTCGCGGCAACCGTGGTGCTGCGCGACAGCGCCATCCAGCTGCAGGCCTTCGCAGCGCCCAAGAAGGAAGGCATCTGGGGCGAGGTCCGCGAGGAGATCGCCTCCGGCATCACCCAGCAGGGCGGCATCATCGACGAGGTCGAGGGCCCGCTCGGCTGGGAGCTGCGGGCCCAGGTACCGGTACAGCTGCCCGACGGCACCGGCGGTGTGCAGCTGGTGCGCTTCGTCGGCGTCGACGGGCCGCGCTGGTTCCTGCGCGGAGTGATCTCCGGGCAGGGCGCGGTGCAGCCGCAGGCCGCCGGGCTGCTCGAGCAGATCTTCCAGGACACCGTCGTCGTGCGCGGCGAAGGACCGATGGCGCCGCGCGACCCGATCGTCCTCAAGCTGCCGGACGACGCGCAGATGGTGCCCGAGGGCGTCCAGCAGGAGGAGCAGGAAGGGTCCCGCTTCTCCGGAGGCATGGGCCAGCTCCAGCGCGGACCGGAGATCACCGAGGTGCGCTGA
- the dut gene encoding dUTP diphosphatase: protein MREPVDVLIRRVHPEVPLPAYGHPGDAGADLVTCEAAELAPGERAVLPTGVSIALPDGYAAFVHPRSGLAARCGVALVNAPGTVDAGYRGEIKVIVVNLDPRESVRFERFDRIAQLVVQQVEKVRFHEVAELPGSARAEGGFGSTGGHAAVDGSSGGNRYASVVSDREGQ, encoded by the coding sequence ATGCGCGAGCCCGTCGACGTACTGATCCGCCGCGTGCACCCGGAGGTGCCGCTGCCTGCGTACGGGCACCCCGGAGATGCCGGTGCCGACCTGGTGACCTGCGAGGCCGCCGAGCTGGCCCCGGGGGAGCGGGCCGTACTGCCCACCGGAGTGTCCATCGCGCTCCCGGACGGGTACGCCGCCTTCGTGCACCCGCGCTCCGGTCTGGCAGCGCGCTGCGGAGTGGCGCTGGTGAATGCCCCGGGGACGGTGGATGCCGGGTACCGTGGGGAGATCAAGGTGATCGTGGTCAATCTCGACCCGCGTGAGAGCGTGCGGTTCGAACGGTTCGACCGGATTGCCCAACTGGTTGTCCAGCAGGTCGAGAAGGTGCGCTTCCACGAGGTGGCGGAGCTTCCCGGCTCGGCGCGGGCCGAGGGGGGCTTCGGGTCCACCGGCGGTCATGCTGCCGTGGACGGCTCTTCGGGTGGGAATCGATACGCTTCGGTCGTATCCGACCGGGAAGGACAGTGA
- a CDS encoding potassium channel family protein: MHIVIMGCGRVGSALAQTLEQQGHTVAVVDQDPTAFRRLGSGFGGRRVTGVGFDQDTLREAGIEDAGAFAAVSSGDNSNIIAARVAREMFGIENVAARIYDPRRAEVYQRLGIPTVATVRWTADQMLRRLLPSGAEPLWRDPSGAVQLAEVHTSTAWIGHKVSRLQDETGVRVAFLTRLGEAVLPSSQTVLQEGDLVHVMMRTDEIAKVEEAFAEGPEEGGH; the protein is encoded by the coding sequence GTGCACATCGTCATCATGGGATGCGGGCGAGTGGGATCCGCTCTCGCGCAGACCCTGGAGCAGCAGGGGCACACGGTCGCCGTCGTCGACCAGGACCCCACGGCCTTCCGTCGCTTGGGGTCCGGATTCGGCGGCCGCCGGGTCACCGGAGTCGGCTTCGACCAGGACACCCTGCGTGAGGCGGGGATCGAGGACGCAGGCGCGTTCGCCGCGGTCAGCAGCGGCGACAACTCGAACATCATCGCCGCCCGGGTGGCGCGCGAGATGTTCGGCATCGAGAACGTCGCGGCCCGTATCTACGACCCCCGGCGCGCCGAGGTCTACCAGCGCCTGGGGATCCCGACGGTCGCCACGGTCCGCTGGACCGCCGACCAGATGCTGCGCCGGCTGCTGCCCTCCGGCGCGGAGCCGCTGTGGCGCGATCCGAGCGGCGCGGTGCAGCTGGCCGAGGTGCACACCTCCACGGCCTGGATCGGTCACAAGGTGAGCAGGCTGCAGGACGAGACGGGTGTGCGCGTCGCGTTTCTCACCCGGCTGGGCGAAGCCGTACTGCCGTCGTCGCAGACCGTGCTTCAGGAGGGCGATCTCGTCCACGTGATGATGCGCACCGACGAGATCGCGAAGGTCGAGGAGGCCTTCGCCGAGGGTCCTGAGGAGGGCGGTCACTGA
- a CDS encoding potassium channel family protein produces MRVAIAGAGAVGRSIAGELLENGHEVLLIDKAPTAISVERVPQAEWLLADACEITSLDEAALQRCNVVIAATGDDKVNLVVSLLAKTEYGVPRVVARVNNPKNEWLFNESWGVDVAVSTPRLMSALVEEAVSVGDLVRLLRFSHGDANLVELTLPPESALAGTRVGDVAWPEDTSLVTIIRGSRVLTPGPEESLEAGDELLFVAAQAREEQLEDLLSVRREDSATS; encoded by the coding sequence ATGCGGGTCGCTATTGCGGGCGCCGGCGCGGTGGGCCGTTCCATCGCGGGTGAGCTGCTGGAGAACGGGCACGAGGTGCTCCTGATCGACAAGGCTCCGACCGCCATCTCGGTGGAGCGGGTGCCGCAGGCCGAGTGGCTGCTGGCCGACGCCTGCGAGATCACGTCGCTGGACGAGGCGGCGCTGCAGCGCTGCAACGTGGTGATCGCGGCAACCGGCGACGACAAGGTCAACCTGGTCGTCTCGCTGCTCGCGAAGACCGAGTACGGGGTGCCGCGGGTGGTCGCGCGCGTCAACAACCCGAAGAACGAGTGGCTGTTCAACGAGTCGTGGGGCGTCGACGTGGCGGTGTCCACGCCACGCCTGATGTCGGCCCTGGTCGAGGAGGCGGTGAGCGTCGGCGACCTGGTCCGGCTGCTGCGCTTCAGCCACGGCGACGCGAACCTCGTCGAGCTGACGCTGCCGCCGGAGTCGGCGCTGGCGGGGACGCGCGTGGGCGATGTGGCCTGGCCCGAGGACACCTCGCTGGTGACGATCATCCGTGGCTCGCGGGTCCTGACACCGGGCCCCGAGGAGTCGCTGGAGGCGGGTGACGAGCTGCTGTTCGTGGCCGCGCAGGCGCGCGAGGAGCAGCTGGAGGATCTGCTCTCGGTCCGCCGCGAGGACTCGGCGACGAGCTGA
- a CDS encoding OB-fold nucleic acid binding domain-containing protein: MSAVPPSEKASKETKAAKPAGRFRRMLDRLSSSQQDLESEELQEDAQASGCTRISECGDRQIVRVTGTLRTVTLRPRAGVPALEAELFDGSAPLDVVWLGRRSIVGIEPGRRMIASGRISMSHGRRVLFNPKYELRPLGQE; this comes from the coding sequence ATGAGCGCTGTACCCCCTTCCGAGAAGGCGTCGAAGGAAACCAAGGCGGCGAAGCCGGCCGGCCGTTTCCGCCGCATGCTCGACCGGCTCTCCAGCTCCCAGCAGGACCTCGAGTCCGAGGAGCTGCAGGAGGACGCCCAGGCATCGGGGTGCACCCGCATCTCCGAATGCGGTGACCGCCAGATCGTCAGGGTCACTGGTACCTTGCGCACGGTCACCCTGCGTCCGCGGGCCGGCGTGCCCGCACTGGAGGCGGAGCTCTTCGACGGCTCGGCCCCGCTGGATGTCGTCTGGCTGGGCCGCCGCTCCATCGTGGGCATCGAGCCGGGCCGCAGAATGATCGCTTCCGGCCGGATATCCATGAGCCACGGTCGCCGGGTGCTGTTCAATCCCAAATACGAACTCCGACCACTCGGACAGGAGTAG
- a CDS encoding response regulator, translated as MTRVLVVDDEPQIVRALVINLKARKYEVDAASDGAGALELAAARHPDVVVLDLGLPDMDGIEVIKGLRGWTRVPILVLSARHSSDEKVEALDAGADDYVTKPFGMDELLARLRAAVRRAEPGGSEEDVVMVETDDFTVDLAAKKVQRDGRDVRLTPTEWHLLEVLVRNTGRLVSQKQLLQEVWGPSYGTETNYLRVYMAQLRRKLEADPSHPRHFVTEPGMGYRFER; from the coding sequence ATGACCCGGGTGCTCGTGGTCGACGACGAGCCGCAGATCGTACGCGCCCTCGTGATCAATCTGAAGGCGCGCAAGTACGAGGTGGATGCGGCATCCGACGGTGCCGGCGCGCTGGAGCTCGCCGCGGCCCGTCACCCCGACGTCGTCGTCCTCGACCTCGGCCTCCCGGACATGGACGGCATCGAGGTGATCAAGGGGCTGCGCGGCTGGACCCGGGTGCCGATCCTGGTGCTCTCCGCACGCCACTCCTCCGACGAGAAGGTCGAGGCGCTGGACGCCGGAGCCGACGACTACGTCACCAAGCCCTTCGGGATGGACGAGCTGCTTGCGCGGCTGCGGGCCGCCGTACGCAGGGCGGAGCCGGGCGGCAGCGAGGAGGATGTCGTCATGGTCGAGACGGACGACTTCACCGTCGACCTCGCAGCGAAGAAGGTGCAACGGGACGGGCGGGATGTCCGCCTCACCCCGACGGAGTGGCATCTGCTCGAGGTCCTGGTGCGCAACACCGGGCGGCTGGTCAGCCAGAAGCAGCTGCTCCAGGAGGTGTGGGGTCCCTCGTACGGCACCGAGACCAACTATCTGAGGGTCTACATGGCCCAGCTGCGCCGCAAGCTCGAGGCCGACCCGTCGCACCCGCGGCACTTCGTCACCGAGCCCGGCATGGGATACCGCTTCGAACGTTGA
- a CDS encoding PaaI family thioesterase, producing MSISNSRGAAPGTPAGAAALTPPADATAPVRHPDAPAPGELLGAHYEHCFGCGGAQPHGLHLAARAEEGVRVTAEFTVRPAHQGAPGLAHGGVLATAMDETLGSLNWLLRVIAVTGKLETDFVRPVPVDTVLHLDAEVVAVAGRKIYCTAVGRIGSPDGPVAVRANALFIEVKVDHFIDNGRPEEIQAAMADPDQVRRARAFEVNP from the coding sequence GTGAGTATTTCGAACTCCCGGGGGGCGGCCCCCGGAACCCCCGCCGGCGCGGCCGCGCTGACGCCGCCGGCCGATGCCACGGCCCCCGTACGGCATCCCGACGCCCCTGCTCCCGGTGAGCTCCTCGGCGCGCACTACGAGCACTGCTTCGGCTGCGGCGGGGCCCAGCCCCACGGCCTGCACCTGGCGGCCCGGGCCGAGGAGGGCGTACGCGTCACCGCCGAGTTCACCGTCAGGCCCGCCCACCAGGGCGCGCCCGGCCTGGCGCACGGCGGTGTGCTCGCCACCGCCATGGACGAGACGCTCGGCTCGCTGAACTGGCTGCTGCGGGTGATCGCGGTGACCGGCAAGCTCGAGACCGACTTCGTACGGCCCGTGCCGGTGGACACCGTGCTGCACCTCGATGCCGAGGTCGTCGCGGTGGCCGGCCGCAAGATCTACTGCACCGCCGTCGGCCGGATCGGCAGCCCCGACGGCCCCGTCGCCGTCCGCGCGAACGCGCTGTTCATCGAGGTCAAGGTCGATCACTTCATCGACAACGGCCGCCCCGAGGAGATCCAGGCGGCCATGGCCGACCCGGACCAGGTCCGGCGCGCCCGCGCCTTCGAGGTGAACCCCTGA
- a CDS encoding APC family permease, which translates to MSKLTDLPKRILIGRALRSDKLGETLLPKRIALPVFASDPLSSVAYAPGEVLLVLSIAGVSAYHFSPWIAVAVVVLMFTVVASYRQNVHAYPSGGGDYEVANTNLGPRAGLTVASALLVDYVLTVAVSISSGVENLGSAVPFVVEHKVLSAIVIIVLLTLMNLRGVKESGKLFAIPTYVFVVGVFTMIAWGAFKGLVLDDTMQAPTADFEIKPEQQGLAGFALVFLLLRAFSSGCAALTGVEAISNGVPAFRKPKSKNAATTLLLMGALAVTMFCGIIGLAMATDVKMAENPAHDLLSNGEPVGSGYVQDPVISQVAAAVFGDGTFFFVVLAAATALVLFLAANTAYNGFPLLGSILAQDRYLPRQLHTRGDRLAFSNGIVLLAGAAILLVWIYGADSTKLIQLYIVGVFVSFTLSQTGMVRHWNRHLRSERDPAKRRHMIRSRAINTFGAFFTGLVLVVVLVTKFTHGAWVALLGMVIFYGTMSAIRRHYDRVAEEIAAPDQPTDDTVRPSRVHSIVLVSKVHRPTLRALAYAQLMRSDKLEALSINVDPADTKALKAEWERRGINVPLKILDSPYREITRPIIEYVKGLRRESPRDAVSVIIPEYVVGHWWEHVLHNQSALRLKGRLLFTPGIMVTSVPYQLESSEVAKKRARKRQDWNAPGSVRRGPVDRRAKEPSNKS; encoded by the coding sequence GTGTCCAAACTGACCGACCTGCCCAAACGGATCCTGATCGGCCGGGCCCTGCGGAGCGACAAGCTGGGGGAAACACTCCTCCCGAAGCGCATCGCACTCCCCGTCTTCGCCTCCGACCCGCTCTCCTCAGTGGCCTACGCGCCGGGCGAAGTGCTCCTGGTCCTGTCCATCGCGGGCGTGTCGGCCTACCACTTCAGCCCCTGGATCGCCGTCGCGGTCGTGGTCCTGATGTTCACCGTGGTCGCCTCCTACCGGCAGAACGTGCATGCCTACCCGAGCGGCGGCGGCGACTACGAGGTCGCGAACACCAACCTCGGGCCGAGGGCGGGCCTCACCGTCGCCAGCGCACTCCTCGTCGACTACGTCCTCACCGTCGCCGTGTCGATCTCCTCCGGCGTGGAGAACCTGGGCTCGGCCGTCCCCTTCGTCGTCGAGCACAAGGTGCTCAGCGCCATCGTCATCATCGTGCTGCTCACGCTGATGAACCTGCGCGGCGTGAAGGAGTCGGGCAAGCTCTTCGCCATCCCGACCTATGTCTTCGTCGTCGGCGTCTTCACGATGATCGCGTGGGGCGCGTTCAAGGGACTCGTCCTCGACGACACCATGCAGGCCCCGACCGCCGACTTCGAGATCAAGCCCGAGCAACAGGGCCTCGCCGGTTTCGCGCTGGTCTTCCTGCTGCTGCGCGCCTTCTCCTCCGGCTGTGCGGCGCTGACCGGAGTCGAGGCCATCAGCAACGGCGTCCCCGCCTTCCGCAAGCCCAAGAGCAAGAACGCGGCGACGACGCTGCTGCTCATGGGCGCGCTGGCGGTCACCATGTTCTGCGGCATCATCGGCCTGGCCATGGCCACCGACGTGAAGATGGCCGAGAACCCCGCGCACGATCTGCTGAGCAACGGCGAACCGGTCGGCTCGGGCTATGTCCAGGACCCGGTGATCTCCCAGGTCGCGGCCGCGGTCTTCGGTGACGGCACCTTCTTCTTCGTCGTGCTCGCCGCGGCCACCGCGCTCGTTCTGTTCCTCGCCGCCAACACCGCGTACAACGGATTCCCGCTGCTCGGTTCGATCCTTGCCCAGGACCGCTACCTGCCGCGCCAGCTGCACACCCGCGGTGACCGGCTCGCGTTCTCCAACGGCATCGTGCTGCTGGCCGGAGCGGCCATCCTGCTGGTCTGGATCTACGGCGCCGACTCGACCAAGCTGATCCAGCTCTACATCGTCGGCGTCTTCGTCTCCTTCACGCTCAGCCAGACCGGCATGGTCCGGCACTGGAACCGCCATCTGCGGTCCGAGCGCGACCCGGCCAAGCGGCGTCACATGATCCGCTCCCGCGCGATCAACACCTTCGGCGCCTTCTTCACCGGACTGGTGCTGGTGGTCGTCCTGGTCACCAAGTTCACGCACGGCGCCTGGGTCGCCCTGCTCGGCATGGTGATCTTCTACGGGACGATGTCCGCCATCCGCAGGCACTACGACCGCGTCGCGGAGGAGATCGCCGCCCCCGATCAGCCGACCGACGACACGGTGCGCCCCTCCCGGGTCCACTCCATCGTCCTGGTCTCCAAGGTCCACCGGCCGACCCTGCGCGCCCTCGCCTACGCGCAGCTGATGCGCTCCGACAAGCTCGAGGCCCTCAGCATCAACGTCGACCCGGCCGACACCAAGGCACTCAAGGCGGAGTGGGAACGACGCGGCATCAATGTGCCGCTCAAGATCCTCGACTCGCCCTACCGCGAGATCACCCGGCCGATCATCGAGTACGTGAAGGGGCTGCGGCGCGAGAGCCCGCGGGACGCGGTCAGCGTGATCATCCCCGAGTACGTGGTCGGCCACTGGTGGGAGCATGTGCTGCACAACCAGAGCGCCCTTCGCCTCAAGGGCCGTCTGCTGTTCACCCCGGGCATCATGGTGACCTCGGTGCCGTACCAGCTGGAGTCCTCCGAGGTCGCGAAGAAGCGGGCGAGGAAGCGCCAGGACTGGAACGCACCGGGCTCGGTGCGGCGCGGTCCCGTCGACCGGCGGGCCAAGGAGCCCAGCAACAAGAGCTGA